A genome region from Oncorhynchus masou masou isolate Uvic2021 chromosome 14, UVic_Omas_1.1, whole genome shotgun sequence includes the following:
- the LOC135553897 gene encoding uncharacterized protein LOC135553897, translating into MCQRKHRFNWLLGSACRHPARHKESLEPSPNVALCSSGPNVALCSSGPNVVPTPLYQNPQCSRTLLVPEPPVYQDPLVPELLQQDPLVPGPPCTITVTTGPPCTRTPLVPGPPCTRTVTTGPPLYQHCNYRTPLYQNCYYRTPLVPGPPCTRTPLYQDPLVPELLLQDPLVPGPPLYQDPPCTMTPLYQNCYCRTPLVPGPPLYQDPPCTRTPLVPGPPCTMTPLYQNCYCRTPLYQDPLVPGPPLYQDPLVPELLLQDPPCTRTPLVPGPPLYHDPPCTRTVTAGPPCTRTPLYQDPLAPGPPLYQDPPCTMTPLVPELLLQDPPCTRTPLVLGPPCTRTPLYQDPLVPGPPLHQDPLVPGPQLHQDPLVPGPPLYQDPPCTMTPLVPEPPCTRTPLYHDPPCTRTVTAGPPLYQDPLVPGPPLHQDPPCTRTPLYQDPLAPGLPLYQDPPCTRTYYRTPLVPGPPCTRTPLVPGPPCTRTYYRTPLYQDPLLPGPPLYQDPPCTITVTTIT; encoded by the coding sequence gaccccctTGTACCAGAACCCCCAGTGTTCCAGGACCCTCCTTGTACCAGAACCCCCAGTGTACCAAGACCCCCTTGTACCAGAACTGTTACAACAGgacccccttgtaccaggaccccctTGTACCATAACTGTTACTACAGgacccccttgtaccaggaccccccttgtaccaggaccccctTGTACCAGAACTGTTACTACAGGACCCCCCTTGTACCAGCACTGTAACTACAGGACCCCCTTGTACCAGAACTGTTACTACAGGAccccccttgtaccaggacccccttgtaccaggacccccttgtaccaggaccccctTGTACCAGAACTGTTATTACAGgacccccttgtaccaggaccccccttgtaccaggaccccccTTGTACCATGACCCCCTTGTACCAGAACTGTTACTGCAGGAccccccttgtaccaggaccccccttgtaccaggaccccccTTGCACCAGGAccccccttgtaccaggaccccctTGTACCATGACCCCCTTGTACCAGAACTGTTACTGCAGgacccccttgtaccaggacccccttgtaccaggaccccccttgtaccaggaccccctTGTACCAGAACTGTTATTACAGGAccccccttgtaccaggaccccccttgtaccaggaccccccTTGTACCATGACCCCCCTTGTACCAGAACTGTTACTGCAGgacccccttgtaccaggacccccttgtaccaggacccccttgcaccaggaccccccttgtaccaggaccccccTTGTACCATGACCCCCCTTGTACCAGAACTGTTACTGCAGGAccccccttgtaccaggaccccccTTGTACTAGGACCCCCTTGCACCAGgacccccttgtaccaggacccccttgtaccaggaccccccttgcaccaggacccccttgtaccaggaccccAGTTGCACCAGgacccccttgtaccaggaccccccttgtaccaggaccccccTTGTACCATGACCCCCCTTGTACCAGAACCCCCTTGCACCAGGACCCCCTTGTACCATGACCCCCCTTGTACCAGAACTGTTACTGCAGGAccccccttgtaccaggacccccttgtaccaggaccccccTTGCACCAGGACCCCCCTTGCACCAGgacccccttgtaccaggaccccctTGCACCAGGACTccccttgtaccaggaccccccTTGCACCAGAACTTACTACAGGAccccccttgtaccaggaccccctTGCACCAGGACTccccttgtaccaggaccccctTGCACCAGAACTTACTACAGgacccccttgtaccaggacccccttttaccaggaccccccttgtaccaggaccccccTTGCACCATAACTGTTACCACAATAACTTAG